One part of the Paenibacillus silvisoli genome encodes these proteins:
- a CDS encoding nitroreductase family protein yields MSQNHTVTSLTAEQVMRERHSVRQYKRDVVIPEETLNEILELAAAAPSSWNLQQWRFLVIRNQEQKDFVRPIAYGQQQVSDASAVVVILGDLQAHLTGREIYDEMLAAGKLPQEVRDNMVAQIEGAYSYEQVARDEANKNAGLAAMQLMLAAKAKGYDTVAMGGFDKAKLVEALNIPDRFIPVMMIAIGEAASPGRPTGRLPLSKLVIHETF; encoded by the coding sequence ATGAGCCAAAACCATACTGTTACATCACTAACCGCCGAGCAAGTCATGCGCGAGCGGCATTCCGTTCGTCAATACAAGAGAGATGTCGTTATCCCGGAAGAAACGTTGAACGAAATTCTTGAGTTGGCGGCAGCAGCGCCGTCCTCCTGGAACCTGCAGCAATGGCGTTTCCTCGTCATCCGCAACCAAGAACAGAAGGATTTCGTTCGTCCGATCGCATACGGCCAGCAGCAAGTATCCGACGCTTCCGCGGTTGTCGTTATTCTCGGCGACCTTCAGGCGCATCTTACAGGCCGCGAAATCTATGACGAAATGCTGGCAGCCGGAAAGCTTCCGCAAGAAGTTCGCGACAACATGGTTGCTCAAATCGAAGGCGCTTATTCCTACGAGCAAGTTGCTCGCGACGAAGCGAACAAGAACGCAGGTCTTGCAGCCATGCAGTTGATGTTGGCCGCGAAAGCGAAAGGCTACGATACCGTTGCAATGGGCGGCTTCGACAAAGCGAAGCTCGTTGAAGCGCTGAACATTCCCGACCGCTTCATCCCGGTTATGATGATCGCCATCGGCGAAGCGGCATCGCCAGGCCGTCCGACAGGCCGCTTGCCTTTGAGCAAGCTCGTCATCCACGAAACGTTCTAA